Proteins encoded in a region of the Mixophyes fleayi isolate aMixFle1 chromosome 5, aMixFle1.hap1, whole genome shotgun sequence genome:
- the SRD5A1 gene encoding 3-oxo-5-alpha-steroid 4-dehydrogenase 1, which produces MWLSDLLEDEWRLLELMSLVMVFMGVLSFVLLRSIRVPYGRYSSSVFGPPVPVRLAWFIQELPCLVVAFYFIFTQPQLGAPSLALMGGFICHYTHRTLIFPFLIRGGKPTPLAPFVLALIFCCYNGYLQSSYLCRHAAFPSDWTHDLRFITGITLFFCGMFINVHSDHILRNLRKPGETGYKIPRGGLFEYVSGANFLGEIVEWSGFAIAGWSITGAAFAIFTLLVLLSRAQQHHQWYLEKFEDYPKSRKILVPFIY; this is translated from the exons ATGTGGCTGTCCGATCTGCTGGAGGATGAGTGGCGTCTGCTGGAGCTTATGTCCTTGGTCATGGTTTTCATGGGAGTCCTCTCATTTGTCTTATTGAGGTCTATCCGTGTACCCTATGGGCGATATTCCAGCTCCGTGTTTGGGCCCCCGGTGCCGGTGCGCTTGGCCTGGTTCATCCAAGAGCTCCCCTGCTTGGTTgtggctttttattttattttcacacagcCACAGCTAGGAGCGCCCTCCTTGGCTTTAATGGGAGGCTTCATCTGTCACTACACGCACCG TACACTTATTTTCCCGTTCCTTATTCGAGGGGGAAAGCCTACACCACTTGCTCCATTTGTTCTTGCACTGATTTTCTGCTGCTATAATGGATATCTGCAGAGCAGCTATCTGTGCAGGCATGCTGCTTTCCCCTCTGACTGGACGCATGACCTAAGATTTATTACAG GTATAACACTGTTTTTCTGTGGAATGTTTATCAATGTTCATTCAGATCACATATTAAGGAATTTGAGGAAACCAGGTGAGACGGGCTACAAAATACCCAGAG gtgGACTTTTTGAATATGTTTCTGGTGCAAACTTTTTGGGTGAAATTGTTGAATGGTCTGGATTTGCCATTGCTGGATGGTCCATCACTGGTGCTGCTTTTGCTATATTCACATTGCTGGTCCTTTTATCTCGAGCACAGCAGCATCATCA aTGGTATCTTGAGAAATTTGAAGACTATCCCAAATCCAGAAAAATCCTGGTTCCATTTATATACTAA